GTCGATCCCGTGCTCGCGAAGTATCTTCGCGCGGGTCTGCGACGAAGAGCCCAGAAGCAGCATGGCTCAAAACCCCCTCAGATAGATACCGAGCACGAGTGCCAAAACACCCAGTGCGATATTGACCGGCAGCATCAGATTGGGAATGGGTGCTAGCATCTCCCTCGCTCCGGAGAGGTCTCCGGCCACGAAAAAGCGCTCCGCCCGGTTACGGCGATAGACCATCGCGGCATAGTTGAGCGTCATCACGAGCCAGACCGCCTCTTTGATATAGACGACCGTCGCCAATTCGCTGCCGGGCGCTCCCACCGCAAGTCCCATGATGAATCCGGTCAGCAAAATCAGCACGATGAAAGGAAGTACCAGCGCAAAAAGGTTGCGCACAATCTCCAGTGTCCGGGCAAGACGGACCTTCGGGTCGTCGATATGCTGCAGCCCCGGATGGACCGCCAGACGCATGCCGATCATGCCGCCTACCCAGACGATGGCACCCAGCACATGCAAAAAGACGATAAAGAAGGAGAAGTTGTTGAAAAATTCGACGGCAAACTCTTTCATACACTACCTCCTTTCAGATGGCAGACAGTGAACGGAAGATGCTTTCGATACCTTTTCGCTGCCGATTCGCATTGAGTTTTCCAATGGCTACTGCCCAATTGTCTTTTCCAGATACGTCATCGCCGCCGCTTTGGCTTCTTCGATCGCTTCAGGTTTTTTGCCGCCAGCCTGGGCGAAGTCGTCGCGCCCGCCTCCGCCACCGCCAAGAATCGGTGCGATCTCTTTGACCCACGCTCCCGCCTTCACAGGAGTGTTTTTCTGACCCGCCGCGATAAGCACTTTCTCCCCTCTTTTCTGGAAGAGCATCACCGCCACTTTGTCGTGGCCATTTTTCAGATCGTCGATCATCGTCTTGATGTCACCACCCTCCACCTCGTCGACGACGACGGTGACATCGCCGATCTTTCCAATTTTTAGATCACTTTTTCTGCTCTTTTGCGCCTCTTTGAGCGACTGTTTGAGCTCTTTGACCTGCTGCTGGAGTTTTTCGATTCCCTGCAGAGGGTCCTTGGCCTTGAGTTCCGTGGCGATGTGCGCCAGCGTCTCGCGCATTTTTTTGACCCTCTCGTAGGCCGCATGCCCACAGACCGCTTCGATGCGGCGTACCCCGGCGCTGACACCGCTCTCTTTGGTAATCAGGAACATCCCGATCTCCGCTGTGTTGTGAACGTGGGTACCGCCGCACAGCTCGATACTTTTCTCTCCGAAGCTGACGACTCGCACCTTCTTGCCGTACTTTTCACCAAAGAGTGCCATCGCCCCTTTCGCTTTCGCCGATTCGATGTCCATCTCCTCCACTTCACCGGCGATACCGCGCTCGATCTTGTCGTTGACCCACGCTTCGACCGCGGCGATCTCCTCGGACGTCATCGCCCCGGGATGGCTGAAATCGAAGCGGAGCCGGTCCGATTCGACCAGAGAACCTGCCTGTGCCACGTGGCTGCCCAGAATCTCTCTAAGGGCGCTGTGCAGCAGGTGGGTGGCGCTGTGGTGCTTGGCGATCTCGTGGCGTGCCGTATCGACGGCCGCTTCGACGAGATCGTTTTCGCACATCTTTTCGACCGCTTCGATTTCCGAAAGATTCATCTCGAAAAACCTCTTCGTATCGACCACCCTAGCGAGCGTTTCGCCGCTTAGTGTCTCGCGCAGTACGCCCACGTCGCCCGCCTGGCCGCCGCTTTCGGCGTAGAAGGGGGTGATGTCGAGCATCACCCATCCTTTCTGTCCGGGTTCCAGGCATTTGACACGGGCGAAACTCTCGTTCAAAAGCGCCAGCACCTTGCTCTCGGCCGTGAGATTGTCGTAGCCGACGAAAAGATTTTTGCCGCACGCTTCCAGAAGCGCTTTGAAATCTCCCTCCACTTTCGCGTCCCCACTGCCTTTCCACGCCGCTTTGGCCCGCTCCCGCTGCGCCTGCATCAACCGCTCGAATTCGCCGATGTCGACCTCGAGCCCCTTTTCTCTGAGCATATCCTGTGTCAAATCGAGCGGAAAACCGTAGGTATCGTAGAGCTTGAAGGCCACGGCGCCGCTGAAGAGCTTGTCGGTATGGGCGAGCTCTTTTTCAAAGAGTTCGATGCCAGCGGCGATCGTCGCGAAGAAGCGCTCCTCTTCGAGCTGCATCATCTGCTTGACCGTCTCTTTCTTCTCGACGAGGTAGGTGTAGTGGCCGCCCATGATATCAACAAGAACATCGACCAGTCCGAACATGAAGGGCTCACGAAGACCCAGCATGTAGCCGTGGCGTACGGCGCGGCGCAGAATGCGGCGCAGCACGTAGCCCCGTCCCTCGTTGGAGAAGTTGACCCCCTGGGCCAGCAGGAACGTTGTCGAGCGCAGATGATCGGCGATGACGCGGTAGCTTGCCCCTTTTTCATAGACGTAGGGCCGGCCTACCAGCTCTTCGACACCCCGGATGATCGGCATGAAAAGCTCGGTATCGTAGTTGCTGAACTTCCCCTCCTTGACCGCCACGACCCGCTCCAGTCCCATGCCGGTGTCGATGGAAGGTTTCGGAAGCGGTGTCAGGTTTCCCGCCTTGTCACGCTCGTACTGCATGAAAACGAGATTCCAGATTTCCAAAAAGCGGTCCCCGTCGCCGCCCAGATAGTCTTCGGGCCCGTTGAAATGCTCCGCCCCCTGGTCATAGAAGATTTCGCTGCAGGGACCGCACGGACCGGTGTCGCCCATCTGCCAGAAATTGTCCTTGTCTCCCATGCGCAGAATGCGCTCGGGGGCGATATGTTTCGCCCAGATTTGTGCCGCTTCGTCGTCGCTTTCGTGGACGGTAACCCAGAGCTTCTCGACCGGCAGTTCCAGTATACCTGTTACGAACTCCCACGCGTAGGCGATGGCTTCCTCCTTGAAATAGTCACCGAAGCTGAAGTTGCCCAGCATTTCGAAAAAGGTGTGGTGGCGTGCCGTATGCCCCACATTTTCCAGGTCGTTGTGCTTTCCCCCCGCACGGATACAGGTCTGGCAGCTCGTGCCTCTGGGTGGGTTCGGCGCGGGAACCTCCCCGGTGAAAATGTTTTTGAAAGGAACCATTCCCGCGTTGGTGAAAAGCAGCGTGGGATCGTCGGGAACCAGCGGCGCGCTTTCGTAGATAGTATGCCCTTTGGAGGCGAAGTAGTCCAAAAAAGCCTGTCGAATATCCATCAAACTCAACCTTCGAAGTGATTAAATTGGATTGATTTTATCCAAAAACTTTTGAAATATCGGTTATCGCAGAAAAAGAGGCGGGTGAAATCAGCTATTTTCACCCTTTTTTTCGGGTTTTGTTTCCATCATCGACGCGATGGCGCCGACGATCAGAGGGGTGAAATAGGCCACGGTTTCGGGGGCGAGCGTCTGCCACAAAAAAGAGGAGCCGGCACGCTTGAGATCTCCTTCGGCCAAGGCGCACAGCAGATCCGAGACATCGATACCGGGATCGGTTTCTCTCAGTCGTTTTTTTGCCTCCCCAACAGAGAGTTTTTTGGGAACGTAACGCCCCTGCGCGATCGCTTCAAACCGTTTGCGGGCTTCGGTCAGACTCTCATCCATTCAGACCCTCGCCTTCATGGCCAACCGCGTAAAAAGCGCCGCGCAAAGCAGCAGCACCGCTCCGGCCGCAAAAGGCGCCCCGGTTTCCGATACATAACGGGCGAAGAGAAGGTAAAGACCCCATACAGCAAATCCGACCGCCCCGAGCATCGCCGTGACCGCGGCGACTATCCACGCCACCATCCATCCACTCCGGTAGAGGGTGTTTTGCAAAGATGCCCGCTGCTCCTCCATGAAGAGGGTGGCCGACTCCTGAAGAGCCCGGCTTTCTGCTTCGAGCAGGTCCATCAGAGCGATGATGAAATCGGATACGGTCACTTTGGACATCAGTTTTTCCCTCCCAGGATTTTCCCGAGAAGAAAACCGACACCCGCCGCCACCAGCAGTGTACCGACCGGATGCTCCTTCTGCTGCCGCCTGATCGCTTCGATCGCTTCCTCTCCCTGATCTTTCAGGGCGTCGAATTTCTCCAGCTGCTCCGGCGGTATTTCCGAAGCGATCCGCTCCTTCACGCCATCGAGAGACTCCCTGAGTTTCGCCTCGCCGACCTTCCCTACCGTTTCGGTGAGCCTGAGAAGATCTTTTTTCAGTGTCTCGATCTCCTTTTTGAGTGCCTCCACATCGGCTCCCGTCGTTTCGGACTGCGTATTTTTTTGTGTCATGAACCCCTCCTTCAACAGGATTTGTACGCCAATTCTTAATTATACCCCAAAACGTTCTTGCCGGCGGTTTTTGCTACAATGACGCCACCGTTTTATCAAAATTTTTTCATTATCTCACAGGAGTCACGTTTATGCAGCAGATCGATATCAATTCGGACGAATTCCAGGCGGAATTGGAAAAGACCTGGAAATTCGTCGAAAAAGTCAACAATCAGTTCGGTTTCGTCCAAAATCCCGACGCGGAGATCAACGAAGGGGTCGCCATGGGACTGGCCCGCAATAGAATGATCTACGGCAAACGCTACTGCCCCTGCTTCATGGTCATCGGTGAAACACCCGAGGAGCGCAAAGCGGCCGACAACCGCATCTGCCCCTGCAAACCGGCACTGGAGAAAGAGATTCCCGAACAGGGCCACTGTCACTGCGGCATCTTCTGCACCCCCGAATATGCCGCCAGGCACGCCAAAGAGGAGGCGATCGAAGAGGCGGTTCACCTCCACTCCCGCGGCCTGAGCAAAGAGGAAGCGCAGCTGCTGGTCGAAAAGGAACAGCTCGACGGCGACGAACTCGAAGCATTGTTGGAGGCCAGAGAGCTGGGCATGGTCTCTTTCGAACTGATCGATGTAAGGGAGCCGATGGAGTTTCAGATGGGACACATCAAGGGTACCGACAAGCTTTGGCCGACCTCCCGGTTCTACGACTGGTTCGAAAAGATTCAGAACAAGAAAGAGGACCGCATGATCCTCTACTGCCACACCGGAAGCCGGAGCTACCAGGTCCAGCATGTCATGAAAGCACAGGGGTTCAAACATATCGGCAACCTGACCTACGGCATCATCGCCTTCAACGGGGAGATAGAGCGCTAAAGCGATGGCTGCCTCTCCCCTCTTTGGCCACCGCTTCACCGTCCCCGAAAAGGCGATCGACTTCAACGGGCACGTCGGCAATGTCAACTACCTGCAATGGATGGTCGAAGCGGCCGCCGCCCACTCCGAATCGGTGGGCTGGGATTTTGAACGCTGTATAAAGGAGACGGGCGGCACGTGGGTCGCCAAATCCCATCATATCGAATATCACCGACCCGCATTCGCCGGCGAGAAGCTGCAGATAGAGACCTGGCTCGATTCGATCGAAAAGATCAAAGCGGTGCGCCGCTATCGTATCACGAGGATCTCCGACGGCACGCTCCTGTGCGAAGGCAGAAGCGAATGGATCTTCGTCCACGCCGAAACGATGCGGCCGGCGCGTATTCCCGAAGCCGTCGTCCGGGCCTTCCGCCAAGAGGGAGAAAAGAGAACATGAAACATTCCGCTCCTGCACACTATTTTCCCCATCTTCTTCTGGGCGGCTACATCATTCTTTTCCTCCTCTGCGCCATCGATCCCCTCGACAAAGCCGTCTGGATCGCGGAAAACCTGACCGTTCTGCTGGTCGTGGTGCCACTGGTACTCACCTACCCGAAATTCCGCTTTTCCAACACCGCCTACGCCCTGATGAGCGTCTGGGTCTACATGCACACGGTCGGCGGACACTACACTTTCGCGAAGGTCCCTTTCGACCTCGTCAACGACCTTTTCGGATGGGAACGCAACAACTACGACCGCATCGCCCACTTCTCGGTCGGCTTCTACGCCTACGCCATCGCCGAACTGATCGACAGAAAACGGCTCGTTGCAAACCGCATCATGCTCTTTCTCTTTCCCGTCTTCTCCATCGTCACGATCGCGGCGCTTTACGAGATCGTCGAGTGGATCGCCGCCGTCTCCCTCAATCCTCAGGCGGGGGCCGACTACGTAGGGGCACAGGGGGATGTCTGGGATGCCCAGAAGGATATGCTATGCGACACGCTGGGCGCCGTGTTCGCTACTTCGATCTATCTACTGACACAGAGGCAATCCCTGACCCAACGGCGTTAAAGTACCCCCTGCAAAAGGGCATTGGCGATCGCCTCGGCACCTCCCGGTCCTATCAATCCCTCCAGCCGGCGGCTGGCCGCTTCGACCGCCTCGGCATCGATGTTCAAAAGATCATCCACCACCAGCTCCGATTCCCGTTTCACCCACGCGGCCCCCTTCTCGCACAGGAATTTCGCGTTGAAATACTGGTGGTCTCCGGCGGCATGGGGATAGGGAACGAAAAGGGTGGGAATGCGGTTGGCGACCAGCTCCCAGAGGGTGCTGGCACCGGCACGGCTGACGGCGAAATCGGCACGAGCGATCTTTTCGTGCAATGCTTTGTCGAAAGGAAAAACATCCGCGTCGATTCCCACTCTCGCGTATCCCTGCTTGACCCGTTCGAAATCTCTTCTGCCGGTCTGATGGATGATTGCGATGCCGCGATCTTTCAATCCGGAAGCGGCTTTGAGGGCGAAATCGTTGATCGCCGACGCCCCCTGACTGCCGCCAAGGAAAACAACGGTGCGGATGGTTGCTCGGGTTCTCGCTTTTTGGAAAAAGACCTCTCTGACCGGATAATCGATGCGCTCCCCATCATAGGAAGAGAAATAGGCTCGGCAGAAAGGGCGGAAGAGCCGGTTGAGACGTCCCGGCACGGCGTTTTGCTCGTGGATAAAGAGGGGCACGCCCGATGCCAGAGCGGCGAAAGAGGCGGGAGCGGCCGAGAAGCCTCCGACACTCAGAACCGCCGATATGCCGTGCTCTTTCAGATAGCGGCGGGCGGCGACACTGCTTTTGAGCACCTGCCCCAAAGCGGCCGCCTTGCCAAAGCCCCGCCGGTTCACCACACCCCGCGTGGGCAGAAAGAGTTTGTCGGCAAAATCCCCGTCGGCGTCGAACCACTCCCTGTCCTGTCCGCTTTCGCTGCCGATGTAGAAAGGGCGGACACCCTGGGCCAGCAGCGCCTCTTTGACGGCACGGACGATGGCCAGGTGCCCCCCGGTCCCGCCGCCGGTCAGAAGGATAGCATGTCGGGTGCCTGGCATTGAACGCAAAGAGGATTCGCCCACCTTTTTTTCACTCCCGATCATCCATTCCCCATTTCCGCTTCACCATCCATTCACTCTTTACCGCTCACCGTGGCATACGCGGCCTCGAGCGCGTCCATCAGTCCGTCGTAGGTGATGTCGGGGCGTTCCGCCAGAATCTCCTGCATCACTACATTGTCTTCCCTGCCGTTCCAGACCTTGAGGTAGGTGCCCTCTTTGTATCCGTGCATCTGCCGAAACTGGTTGAGCGCATTCTTGCCGATATAGAGCCGGTAAAGTTCGTCGAAACCGAGCCCGACGGCATCGACACACTCCCAGAACTGCTCCAGCAGCTCTTCCCTGTAGGCTACGTCGTCGGTTTTGATCAGTGCAAGCGCCATCAGGTCCTCGAAGGGTTCAAGCAGCGTCTCGATTCTGGCATTGTCCGCTTCGCTCCAGGAGGTCGGGAGTTTGACGGCACTCACCTTCATCGTCGCATACGCCAGTTTCGCCGCCTCTTGGGGCACATGAAACCGAAGAATGTAACTCATGACAAAATGCCAGATATCGACCATCTCGATTTTGATGTTCTCAAAATCGATACCTCCGGCGATATTTTTCCAGTGTTTCCAACTGAAACTGTCGATCAGTTCCGCCGTCTCCATGACAATGCAGCGTTTCCAGTTGATGATCTTTCCGTGCTTCGTCACCCCCTCACGCCACTTCACTCCGTTGGTCTCGTCGTTGAGCCGCTGCTGCAGACGGAACATCTCTTCGAGTTTTTTCACCTTGTCCAAATCGTATCTCCTTATGTGTGCTTGAGAGACGGTACTACAGATTCGCCTCTTTGCTCATCGAGAGGGCCAAGCCGATACCGATCGAAAGAGCCACGACCTGCGATCCGCCGTAACTGAGGAAGGGAACGGCAATGCCTTTGAGCGGAATGACGCCGCTGATGCCCAGGGCGTTTATCAAAAAGGCAAATCCGATGATCATCGCCAGCCCCGAGCAGTAGAGATAGTAGATGGTATTCGGGACTCTTCCCGCGATTCTAAGAAGCC
This genomic interval from Hydrogenimonas urashimensis contains the following:
- the alaS gene encoding alanine--tRNA ligase, coding for MDIRQAFLDYFASKGHTIYESAPLVPDDPTLLFTNAGMVPFKNIFTGEVPAPNPPRGTSCQTCIRAGGKHNDLENVGHTARHHTFFEMLGNFSFGDYFKEEAIAYAWEFVTGILELPVEKLWVTVHESDDEAAQIWAKHIAPERILRMGDKDNFWQMGDTGPCGPCSEIFYDQGAEHFNGPEDYLGGDGDRFLEIWNLVFMQYERDKAGNLTPLPKPSIDTGMGLERVVAVKEGKFSNYDTELFMPIIRGVEELVGRPYVYEKGASYRVIADHLRSTTFLLAQGVNFSNEGRGYVLRRILRRAVRHGYMLGLREPFMFGLVDVLVDIMGGHYTYLVEKKETVKQMMQLEEERFFATIAAGIELFEKELAHTDKLFSGAVAFKLYDTYGFPLDLTQDMLREKGLEVDIGEFERLMQAQRERAKAAWKGSGDAKVEGDFKALLEACGKNLFVGYDNLTAESKVLALLNESFARVKCLEPGQKGWVMLDITPFYAESGGQAGDVGVLRETLSGETLARVVDTKRFFEMNLSEIEAVEKMCENDLVEAAVDTARHEIAKHHSATHLLHSALREILGSHVAQAGSLVESDRLRFDFSHPGAMTSEEIAAVEAWVNDKIERGIAGEVEEMDIESAKAKGAMALFGEKYGKKVRVVSFGEKSIELCGGTHVHNTAEIGMFLITKESGVSAGVRRIEAVCGHAAYERVKKMRETLAHIATELKAKDPLQGIEKLQQQVKELKQSLKEAQKSRKSDLKIGKIGDVTVVVDEVEGGDIKTMIDDLKNGHDKVAVMLFQKRGEKVLIAAGQKNTPVKAGAWVKEIAPILGGGGGGRDDFAQAGGKKPEAIEEAKAAAMTYLEKTIGQ
- a CDS encoding DUF883 family protein encodes the protein MTQKNTQSETTGADVEALKKEIETLKKDLLRLTETVGKVGEAKLRESLDGVKERIASEIPPEQLEKFDALKDQGEEAIEAIRRQQKEHPVGTLLVAAGVGFLLGKILGGKN
- a CDS encoding ferredoxin-thioredoxin reductase catalytic domain-containing protein; translation: MQQIDINSDEFQAELEKTWKFVEKVNNQFGFVQNPDAEINEGVAMGLARNRMIYGKRYCPCFMVIGETPEERKAADNRICPCKPALEKEIPEQGHCHCGIFCTPEYAARHAKEEAIEEAVHLHSRGLSKEEAQLLVEKEQLDGDELEALLEARELGMVSFELIDVREPMEFQMGHIKGTDKLWPTSRFYDWFEKIQNKKEDRMILYCHTGSRSYQVQHVMKAQGFKHIGNLTYGIIAFNGEIER
- a CDS encoding acyl-CoA thioesterase; translated protein: MAASPLFGHRFTVPEKAIDFNGHVGNVNYLQWMVEAAAAHSESVGWDFERCIKETGGTWVAKSHHIEYHRPAFAGEKLQIETWLDSIEKIKAVRRYRITRISDGTLLCEGRSEWIFVHAETMRPARIPEAVVRAFRQEGEKRT
- a CDS encoding DUF2238 domain-containing protein; translated protein: MKHSAPAHYFPHLLLGGYIILFLLCAIDPLDKAVWIAENLTVLLVVVPLVLTYPKFRFSNTAYALMSVWVYMHTVGGHYTFAKVPFDLVNDLFGWERNNYDRIAHFSVGFYAYAIAELIDRKRLVANRIMLFLFPVFSIVTIAALYEIVEWIAAVSLNPQAGADYVGAQGDVWDAQKDMLCDTLGAVFATSIYLLTQRQSLTQRR
- a CDS encoding UDP-N-acetylglucosamine--N-acetylmuramyl-(pentapeptide) pyrophosphoryl-undecaprenol N-acetylglucosamine transferase, whose protein sequence is MIGSEKKVGESSLRSMPGTRHAILLTGGGTGGHLAIVRAVKEALLAQGVRPFYIGSESGQDREWFDADGDFADKLFLPTRGVVNRRGFGKAAALGQVLKSSVAARRYLKEHGISAVLSVGGFSAAPASFAALASGVPLFIHEQNAVPGRLNRLFRPFCRAYFSSYDGERIDYPVREVFFQKARTRATIRTVVFLGGSQGASAINDFALKAASGLKDRGIAIIHQTGRRDFERVKQGYARVGIDADVFPFDKALHEKIARADFAVSRAGASTLWELVANRIPTLFVPYPHAAGDHQYFNAKFLCEKGAAWVKRESELVVDDLLNIDAEAVEAASRRLEGLIGPGGAEAIANALLQGVL
- a CDS encoding dUTP diphosphatase; protein product: MKKLEEMFRLQQRLNDETNGVKWREGVTKHGKIINWKRCIVMETAELIDSFSWKHWKNIAGGIDFENIKIEMVDIWHFVMSYILRFHVPQEAAKLAYATMKVSAVKLPTSWSEADNARIETLLEPFEDLMALALIKTDDVAYREELLEQFWECVDAVGLGFDELYRLYIGKNALNQFRQMHGYKEGTYLKVWNGREDNVVMQEILAERPDITYDGLMDALEAAYATVSGKE